A genome region from Labrus mixtus chromosome 9, fLabMix1.1, whole genome shotgun sequence includes the following:
- the LOC132980156 gene encoding histone H3.3A, whose protein sequence is MARTKQTARKSTGGKAPRKQLATKAARKSAPSTGGVKKPHRYRPGTVALREIRRYQKSTELLIRKLPFQRLVREIAQDFKTDLRFQSAAIGALQEASEAYLVGLFEDTNLCAIHAKRVTIMPKDIQLARRIRGERA, encoded by the exons ATGGCTCGTACCAAGCAGACTGCCCGTAAGTCCACTGGAGGCAAAGCCCCACGTAAACAGCTGGCCACAAAGGCTGCTCGTAAGAGCGCCCCGTCCACTGGTGGAGTCAAGAAGCCTCATCGTTACAG GCCTGGTACCGTGGCTCTGCGTGAGATCCGTCGTTATCAGAAGTCCACTGAGCTGCTGATCCGCAAGCTGCCCTTCCAGCGCCTGGTGAGAGAAATCGCCCAGGATTTCAAGACTGATCTGCGTTTCCAGAGCGCAGCCATCGGAGCTCTGCAG GAGGCCAGCGAGGCCTACCTGGTCGGCCTGTTTGAGGACACCAACCTGTGCGCCATCCACGCCAAGCGCGTCACCATCATGCCTAAAGACATCCAGCTGGCACGTCGTATCCGCGGGGAGCgtgcttaa
- the nop53 gene encoding ribosome biogenesis protein NOP53, which produces MAARRLKRVVASQPGFMKLKSTSDDGNSISDRRKRVNKNKKKNWNKHSDVQDVDEFLQDVRHQERTTGGLLCEKPDDSLFFLDVGPPQKAEQKAAPLEGKRRKGRDSRPLRIDLILQHDSLVPPPKDVLAFQQPNAKKLRRIAQKAEQLAAKGVVPRRQKQLLNRRSVERTAKRAVTEANNNPDRDYYDMWGQEAPNPADPWYLQQTGKSRVKRPEKLNQKPSVLPAVEVIAPGGSYNPDFFSHQSLLQEAHEVEVKKKKEEDKIQRQLAVNREDTATEETILREQVEGLVEEENEEAAAPNEEEGGVTVGGITRSDRKTERQRKKERAEKVKAQRRLAGKRHIDQRQQLFQLRSIKASIKQQDQITKTKQKQRKANQEAEKAQPRRLGKLKFQAQDLEVKLSDELAGSLRQLKPEGSVLKDRFKSLQKRNLIEPRERAKFKRRLKVKYQEKRAFREIT; this is translated from the exons ATGGCGGCCAGGAGGCTGAAACGCGTGGTGGCCTCGCAGCCGGGTTTTATGAAGTTAAAGTCCACTTCAGACGACGGGAACTCGATCAGCGATCGGAGAAAACGTGTGAAcaagaataagaagaagaactgGAACAAACACAGCGACGTTCAAGACGTAGACGAGTTTCTACAGGACGTCAGACACCAGGAGAGGACCACGGg gggTCTGCTGTGCGAGAAACCAGACgacagtttgttctttttggaTGTCGGACCGCCGCAGAAAGCCGAACAGAAGG CTGCACCTCtcgaggggaagaggaggaaagggcgAGATTCACGTCCTCTGAGGATAGACCTCATCCTGCAGCACGACTCGCTGGTTCCACCACCTAAAGA TGTGCTGGCCTTCCAACAACCGAACGCCAAGAAGCTCCGCCGTATTGCCCAGAAGGCCGAGCAGCTGGCAGCCAAAGGCGTGGTGCCGCGGAGGCAGAAACAGCTGCTGAACAGAAGGTCGGTGGAAAGGACGGCCAAGAGGGCAGTGACAGAAGCCAATAACAACCCAGACAGAGACTATTACGACATGTGGGGACAAGAGG CTCCAAACCCAGCCGACCCCTGGTACCTTCAACAGACGGGCAAGTCGCGAGTGAAG CGCCCGGAGAAGTTGAACCAGAAGCCGTCTGTGCTTCCTGCGGTGGAGGTGATTGCTCCCGGAGGATCGTACAACCCAGACTTCTTCTCCCATCAG TCCCTGCTCCAGGAGGCCCACGAGGTGGAGgtcaagaagaaaaaggaggaagacaAAATACAGAGACAGCTGGCTGTCAACAGAGAAGACACAGCAACAGAG GAAACGATTTTAAGAGAGCAGGTGGAAGGTTTGGTAGAAGAAGAGAACGAAGAGGCAGCGGCCCCTaacgaggaggaggggggtgtgaCGGTGGGAGGAATCACACGGTCGGACAGAAagacggagagacagaggaagaaagagagggcTGAAAAAGTCAAG GCGCAGCGGCGGCTGGCCGGCAAACGGCACATCGACCAGCGGCAGCAGCTCTTCCAGCTTCGCTCCATAAAGGCGTCCATCAAGCAGCAGGACCAGATAACCAAGACCAAGCAGAAACAACGCAAGGCTAACCAGGAGGCCGAGAAAGCTCAGCCCAGGCGCCTCGGCAAACTCAA GTTTCAGGCTCAGGACCTGGAGGTCAAGCTGAGTGACGAGCTGGCTGGCTCCCTGCGACAACTCAAG CCAGAGGGCAGCGTCCTCAAGGACCGCTTCAAGAGTCTGCAGAAGAGGAACCTGATCGAGCCGAGAGAAAGAGCCAA GTTCAAGAGGAGACTCAAGGTCAAGTATCAGGAGAAGAGGGCTTTTAGAGAGATCACATAG